GAAGGCAACATCGAGATCTCAAAGAACCTGCAGATCGCCACTGCGGCCGTCGACTCCCTGGGCCTGTGCCTGTTCGTGGCCTTTGCCATCCTGGATGATGCCCGTGGCGTGCCCTGCATGGCCAAGCTGATTACCGGCCTGACCGGCAAGGAAATGAGCGTTGACGAGATGATGAATATTGGCGTGAATTGCCTCAAAGACGAGCTGGATTTCAACAAGCGCGCCGGCTTCACCGACGAAGACGACCAGCTGCCCCGCTTCTTCCGCGAAGAACTCCTTGCTCCCCATAACGTGGGCTGGGGTTACTCCACCGAAGAACTGCAGGCCGCCAAGGTCTAGGATTTTTTAACCCTTGTCCCGGAGGCGCTGGCCTCCGGGACAAGACTTCGGGGCTGATAGCATACTTGCAGCGATGGCTGGAAGATGCACCGGAAAGCACGGCATCCACAGGGATCAGTACACGGTTGTGAACACGCGGCGCACTCATCGTTTCGAAATACACGCGCCTCTAAATATGTCAAAATAGGCATGTTTATAAATAGTTAAGTCACAAATCACCGAATGGCGTCACGACCAAACCGGGCAGCCTTGAAAACGGAAAACGCATGATCACCGCAATGACGCGGCGGTCATGCGTTTTTTTTGTTTGTACGTTTTCGATTTTGTATGTCGCTATTTGGAAGGGGCGGCTCGGGGTTCAGGGCGGCGGCTTGGCGGTTCGGGCCGCAGCCAGCCTCTCGAAACTCCATCGCAGGCCTCGTAGAGGTGAATCATTGCCCCTTCGAACACAGGCCTTCGCTTCGTGCGGTGGGCAATGATTCACCAAACGATGCCTAGGCTCAGTCAGACAGTCGAGAGACTGCCCGCGGCCCAAACCGCCAAGCCTCGTGCAGAGGCTTGAGCCGAGAAGAATTTTCTTGGAAAGTCGTCAGGCCTTTTTGCAAGTCATTCCCGCGCAGGCGGGAATCCACTCCGTCGAGGGGTGCTTGCGTGCTGGACCGCGAAGTCTCGTAGGGGAGTATGGAGTCAGCGTGTGTTGATTTGGACGTTGAAAGCGTCAATGGCGGCGGTCCAGGGCGACGGCTTGGCGGTTCGGGCCGCAGACAGCCTCTCGAAACTCCATCGCGGGCCTCGTAGAGGTGAATCATTGCCCCTTCGAACTCATGTCTTCGCTTCGTGCGGTGGGCAATGATTCACCAAACGATGCCTAGGCTCAGTCAGACAGCCGAGAGTCTGCCCGCGGCCCGAACCGCCGAGCCTCGTGCGGAGGCTCGTGCGGAGAATAATTTTCTCGGAAAGTCGTCAGGCATAGCTGACAGTCATTCCCGCGAACGTGTGCCCAGCATGGGTAGGCGGGAATCCAGGCATTTGAAAGGCAGCCTGCGGGGAGAACCTCCAAGCCTCGCGCGGGGGCTTGGGAGTCAGCGTGAGTTGATTTGGACTTTGAAAGCGTCGATGGCGGCGCTCCAGCCCAGTTGGTCGAAAAGATCGAGGAGTTCTTTGGCAGGTGGGCAGGTCAAGGTCATTGGACTGTTGTCTTCGGGGTGGTGGAAGGTGAGCTCCACGCTGGCCAGCAGCAGACGGTGCAGGCCGAAATGGTCGCGGAAGAAGCGGTTCTGCCGACCGTCCCCACGCAGCACGTCGCCGATGAGCGGGTGGCGGATGTGGGCGAAATGGCGGCGGATCTGATGGGTGCGGCCGGTTCTGGGGCAAGCCCGGACCAGGCTGTAGCGGGCGGTGGGGTTTGGACCGACCGGGTGCGGGATTTCCGCCGTGGCCAGGCGCGTGAATTCGGTTTGGGCCTCCTGAAGGCTGCCGGACTCGGATTTGAGCGGATCAACGATGAGACCTTGGGGAGGAGCGAAGCCCCGCGTCACGGCAAGATAGGTTTTACCGACTTCCTGGTTCGCGAACTGGAGGGCCAGCGCGTGCGCGGCCTGCGGCGATAGGGCCATGATCATGAGGCCGGAAGTGGGGCGGTCCAGGCGGTGCACCGGGTAGAGGCGCTGGCCGAGTTGGTCGCGCAGGATCTGCAGCAGAAAGGGTTCGCGCCCGGCATGGGCGTTGCGGTGCACAAGCAGTCCGGCGGGTTTGTGCACCGCAACGAGGTGTTCATCCCGGTACAGCACCGGAATTTCAACAATCTCAGTGCCTAGCATTGTTTTCTGTCAACTCACCGCGCAGGTTCCTGGTCATGGTTTGCCGGATGTCTTCGGGGGGCAGGCCCAGGCTGAAAAGATAGATCATCTTGGTCAGGGCCGCCTCGGCCGTCATGTCCACGCCCGAGACAACCCCGGCGCGGGCCAGGGCCGAGCCGGCCTGGTATCCGCCCTGGTCCACTGTGCCGCGCAGGCATTGGGTGCAGTTGACGATGACCACGCCGCGCTTGCTCGCCTCGGCCAGGACGTCCATCAGCTCGGCGTCGTCGGAGGGGCCGTTGCCCATGCCGTAGGTTTCGAGCACCAGCCCCTGCAGCGGCGAGCGCAGCACGTTGGCCACCAGCTCGGCGGAGATGCCCGGAAAGAGCCGCAGTGCGCCGACCCTGGCCTCGGACAGGGGGTGCACGGTCAAGCCGTTTGCGGGCCGGGGCGGCAGGAGCAGTTCGGGATGAGGCCGGATGGTCACGCCGATATGCCCCAGGTCCGGGTAGTTGGGAGAGTCGAAGGCCTGGAACCCGGCCG
This DNA window, taken from Desulfomicrobium sp. ZS1, encodes the following:
- a CDS encoding pseudouridine synthase, which produces MLGTEIVEIPVLYRDEHLVAVHKPAGLLVHRNAHAGREPFLLQILRDQLGQRLYPVHRLDRPTSGLMIMALSPQAAHALALQFANQEVGKTYLAVTRGFAPPQGLIVDPLKSESGSLQEAQTEFTRLATAEIPHPVGPNPTARYSLVRACPRTGRTHQIRRHFAHIRHPLIGDVLRGDGRQNRFFRDHFGLHRLLLASVELTFHHPEDNSPMTLTCPPAKELLDLFDQLGWSAAIDAFKVQINSR
- the ansA gene encoding asparaginase, with the translated sequence MKKKVCILYTGGTIGMKPTPQGYAPEAGYLGRVMASMPDFSSPEMPKYVICEYAPLLDSSNMGPKNWLAIARDIAEKYHEFDGFIVIHGTDTMAYTASALPFMLEGLAKPVVLTGSQIPLCKVRSDGRDNLVTALMVIAQTPVSEVCLCFGNRLLRGCRSTKVDAAGFQAFDSPNYPDLGHIGVTIRPHPELLLPPRPANGLTVHPLSEARVGALRLFPGISAELVANVLRSPLQGLVLETYGMGNGPSDDAELMDVLAEASKRGVVIVNCTQCLRGTVDQGGYQAGSALARAGVVSGVDMTAEAALTKMIYLFSLGLPPEDIRQTMTRNLRGELTENNARH